A window of Lepus europaeus isolate LE1 chromosome 11, mLepTim1.pri, whole genome shotgun sequence contains these coding sequences:
- the THBS1 gene encoding thrombospondin-1: MGLAWGLSVLFLLQVCGSNHIPESGGDNSVFDIFELTGAARKGSGRRLVKGPDPSSPAYRIEDANLIPPVPDDKFQDLVDAVRAEKGFLFLASLRQMKKTRGTLLALERKDHSGQVFSVVSNGKAGTLDLSLTVQGKQHVVSVEEALLATGHWKSITLFVQEDRAQLYIDCEKMENAELDVPIQSIFTRDLANVARLRIAKGGVNDNFQGALQNVRFVFGTTPEDILRNKGCSSASTNVLLTLDNNVVNGSSPAIRTNYIGHKTKDLQAICGISCDELSNIFLELRGLRTIVTTLQDSIRKVTEENKELANELRKPPLCYHNGVQYRNNEEWTVDSCTECRCQNSVTICKKVSCPIMPCSNATVPDGECCPRCWPSDSADDGWSPWSEWTSCSVTCGNGIQQRGRSCDSLNNRCEGSSVQTRTCHIQECDKRFKQDGGWSHWSPWSSCSVTCGDGVITRIRLCNSPSPQMNGKPCEGEARETKACKKDACPINGGWGPWSPWDICSVTCGGGVQKRSRLCNNPVPQFGGKDCVGDVTENQICNKQDCPVDGCLSNPCFAGAKCTSYPDGSWKCGACPPGYSGNGIQCKDVDECKEVPDACFNHNGEHRCKNTDPGYNCLPCPPRYTGTQPFGRGVEHAMAHKQVCKPRNPCTDGTHDCNKNAKCNYLGHYSDPMYRCECKPGYAGNGIICGEDTDLDGWPNENLVCVANATYHCKKDNCPNLPNSGQEDYDKDGIGDACDDDDDNDKIPDDRDNCPFHYNPAQYDYDRDDVGDRCDNCPYNHNPDQADTDNNGEGDACAADIDGDGILNERDNCQYVYNVDQRDTDMDGVGDQCDNCPLEHNPDQLDSDSDRIGDTCDNNQDIDEDGHQNNLDNCPYVPNANQADHDKDGKGDACDHDDDNDGIPDDRDNCRLVPNPDQKDSDGDGRGDACKDDFDHDNVPDIDDICPENVDISETDFRRFQMIPLDPKGTSQNDPNWVVRHQGKELVQTVNCDPGLAVGYDEFNAVDFSGTFFINTERDDDYAGFVFGYQSSSRFYVVMWKQVTQSYWDTNPTRAQGYSGLSVKVVNSTTGPGEHLRNALWHTGNTPGQVRTLWHDPRHIGWKDFTAYRWRLSHRPKTGFIRVVMYEGKKIMADSGPIYDKTYAGGRLGLFVFSQEMVFFSDLKYECRDS, encoded by the exons ATGGGGCTGGCCTGGGGACTCAGTGTCCTGTTCCTGCTGCAGGTGTGTGGCAGCAACCACATTCCAG AATCTGGGGGAGACAACAGCGTGTTTGACATCTTTGAACTCACCGGGGCTGCCCGCAAGGGCTCTGGGCGCCGGCTCGTGAAGGGTCCTGACCCTTCCAGCCCTGCTTACCGCATCGAAGATGCCAACCTGATCCCCCCGGTGCCTGACGACAAGTTCCAGGACCTAGTGGATGCTGTGCGCGCAGAGAAAGGTttcctcttcctggcctccctgaGGCAGATGAAGAAGACCCGGGGCACGCTGCTGGCTTTGGAGCGGAAAGACCACTCTGGCCAGGTCTTCAGCGTGGTCTCCAACGGCAAGGCGGGCACCCTGGACCTGAGCCTGACCGTGCAGGGGAAACAGCATGTGGTGTCGGTGGAAGAAGCTCTGCTGGCGACTGGCCACTGGAAGAGCATCACCCTGTTTGTGCAGGAAGACAGGGCCCAGCTGTACATCGACTGTGAGAAGATGGAGAACGCTGAGCTGGACGTCCCCATCCAGAGCATCTTCACCAGGGACTTGGCCAACGTGGCCAGGCTCCGCATCGCGAAGGGAGGCGTGAATGACAACTTCCAG GGGGCACTGCAGAATGTGAGGTTTGTCTTTGGAACCACCCCAGAAGACATCCTCAGGAACAAAGGCTGCTCCAGTG CATCCACCAATGTCCTTCTCACCCTTGACAACAATGTGGTGAACGGGTCCAGCCCTGCCATCCGCACTAACTACATTGGCCACAAGACAAAGGACCTGCAGGCCATCTGTGGCATCTCCTGTGACGAGCTGTCCAACATATTCCTGGAACTCAGGGGCCTGCGCACCATCGTGACCACGCTGCAGGACAGCATTCGCAAAGTG ACTGAAGAGAACAAAGAGCTGGCCAATGAGCTGAGGAAGCCTCCCCTCTGCTATCACAATGGGGTCCAGTACAGGAATAACGAGGAATGGACCGTGGACAGCTGCACTGAGTGTCGCTGTCAG AACTCAGTCACCATCTGCAAAAAGGTGTCCTGCCCCATTATGCCCTGCTCCAATGCCACAGTTCCTGATGGAGAATGCTGCCCGCGGTGTTGGC ccagtgactcagcagatgatggctggtcTCCGTGGTCTGAGTGGACCTCTTGCTCTGTGACATGTGGCAACGGAATTCAGCAGCGTGGCCGCTCCTGTGACAGCCTCAACAACCGATGCGAGGGCTCCTCGGTCCAGACGCGGACCTGTCACATCCAGGAATGTGACAAGAGAT TTAAACAGGACGGCGGCTGGAGCCACTGGTCCCCGTGGTCATCCTGTTCTGTGACATGTGGAGATGGTGTGATCACAAGGATCCGGCTCTGCAACTCTCCCAGCCCCCAGATGAATGGGAAACCGTGTGAAGGCGAAGCTCGGGAGACCAAGGCCTGCAAGAAAGACGCCTGCCCCA TCAATGGCGGCTGGGGTCCTTGGTCTCCATGGGACATCTGTTCTGTCACCTGTGGAGGAGGGGTGCAGAAACGAAGCCGGCTCTGCAACAACCCCGTGCCCCAGTTTGGAGGCAAGGACTGCGTTGGTGATGTGACAGAAAACCAGATCTGCAACAAGCAGGACTGTCCAGTCG ATGGATGTCTGTCCAATCCCTGCTTTGCCGGTGCCAAGTGTACTAGCTACCCTGATGGCAGCTGGAAATGCGGTGCTTGTCCCCCTGGGTACAGTGGAAACGGCATCCAGTGCAAAGATGTTGATGAG TGCAAAGAAGTGCCTGACGCCTGCTTCAACCACAACGGGGAGCACAGGTGTAAGAACACAGACCCCGGCTACaactgcctgccctgccctccacgCTACACTGGCACGCAGCCTTTCGGAAGGGGTGTGGAACATGCCATGGCCCACAAACAG GTGTGCAAACCACGCAACCCCTGCACAGATGGGACACATGACTGCAACAAGAACGCCAAGTGCAACTACCTGGGCCACTACAGTGACCCCATGTACCGGTGTGAGTGCAAGCCTGGCTACGCTGGCAATGGCATCATCTGTGGGGAGGACACAGACCTCGATGGCTGGCCTAATGAGAACCTGGTGTGTGTGGCCAACGCAACTTACCACTGCAAAAAG GATAACTGCCCCAACCTCCCCAACTCGGGACAGGAAGACTATGACAAGGATGGAATTGGAGATGCCTGTGATGACGACGACGACAATGACAAAATCCCAGATGATAGg GACAACTGTCCGTTCCATTACAACCCAGCCCAGTATGACTATGACCGAGATGATGTGGGCGACCGCTGTGACAACTGCCCCTACAACCACAACCCAGACCAGGCAGACACGGACAACAACGGGGAAggagatgcctgtgctgcagacaTTGATGGGGATG GTATACTCAATGAACGAGACAACTGCCAGTATGTCTACAATGTGGACCAGAGGGACACTGACATGGATGGGGTTGGAGATCAGTGTGACAACTGCCCCCTGGAACACAATCCCGATCAG CTGGACTCTGACTCAGATCGCATTGGAGACACCTGTGACAACAATCAGGATATTGATGAAGATGGCCACCAGAACAATTTGGACAACTGTCCCTATGTGCCCAATGCCAACCAGGCTGACCACGATAAAGATGGCAAGGGGGATGCCTGTGATCATGATGATGACAATGACGGCATTCCTGACGACAGGGACAACTGCAGACTTGTGCCCAATCCTGACCAGAAGGACTCTGATG GTGATGGTCGAGGTGATGCTTGCAAAGATGATTTTGATCACGACAATGTGCCAGACATCGATGACATCTGTCCTGAGAATGTTGACATCAGTGAGACTGACTTCCGCCGGTTCCAGATGATTCCTCTGGACCCCAAGGGGACATCCCAAAATGATCCTAACTGGGTTGTACGCCATCAGGGTAAAGAACTCGTCCAAACTGTCAACTGTGATCCTGGACTCGCCGTAG GTTATGACGAATTTAACGCTGTGGACTTCAGTGGCACCTTCTTCATCAACACTGAAAGGGATGATGACTATGCTGGATTTGTGTTTGGCTACCAGTCTAGCAGCCGCTTCTATGTTGTGATGTGGAAGCAAGTCACCCAGTCCTACTGGGACACCAACCCCACGAGGGCTCAGGGATACTCAGGCCTCTCTGTGAAGGTTGTGAACTCCACCACAGGGCCTGGTGAGCACCTGCGGAATGCACTGTGGCACACAGGAAACACTCCTGGCCAG GTGCGTACCCTGTGGCATGACCCTCGTCACATAGGCTGGAAAGATTTCACTGCTTACAGATGGCGTCTCAGCCACAGGCCAAAGACAGGTTTCATTAG AGTGGTAATgtatgaaggaaagaaaatcatgGCTGACTCAGGCCCCATCTATGACAAAACCTATGCTGGCGGTAGACTAGGGTTGTTTGTCTTCTCTCAAGAAATGGTGTTCTTCTCTGACCTGAAGTACGAATGTAGAG ATTCCTAA